In Salvelinus sp. IW2-2015 linkage group LG23, ASM291031v2, whole genome shotgun sequence, a genomic segment contains:
- the mrps31 gene encoding small ribosomal subunit protein mS31: MYRILLLSVCSVRNRALHVYVREACLRSSKCDIVSLPICRATTGGVFNAFGTSSVIYCEKKEGPLPPKEENSALKDGEQKGAVKMVGEKVIELQDYVKMVAEQSEQRVGVKMEGVTERVKIEEILTQTEEVEKKLESKVEAAKASEKMDEIIQIKTEVEPILEVRMEAVKESKIEEIPVKMDSEKMEEIQTKTELFPIPEVKMEDVKESEEMKEIMLASKTEVKQKLGVTMEVVKAGETIVEVQVKTEGVVDVKKEGDKVVEEQMLEDNKEEQQSEAPPKEEIQPVKSGKESLLDLLGAMKVEVTNKRKFKALKVQRTSQTAARPMPASMESTTSMFQEATGMADVPAPAPSKTLSPELVAAVSAAAATLPNQSQAESELLKKLRQHEAIGEAQKNGDVNNIGVIIADMKVGKKPNGRQTARPANQIRFDEDGRGYTHDRGITAELDGGLRRRRSLFSGKRLNIFTPSTEPEADTDIAAPTLWDMELANQVALSTNQMPRNGFEEMIQWTKEGRLWQYPINNEAGLEAEAQVPFHEHVFLEKHLEEGFPRQGPVRHFMELVVSGLAKNPYYTVQQKREHIAWFRDYFQQKEEVLKEAEVYLN, encoded by the exons ATGTATAGAATATTACTATTGTCAGTCTGTTCGGTTAGAAATCGTGCATTACATGTGTACGTCCGTGAAGCATGTTTAAGGTCGTCGAAATGTGATATAGTTTCACTCCCCATTTGCAG aGCTACGACTGGAGGGGTCTTCAATGCGTTTGGCACAAGCTCTGTCATCTACTGTGAAAAGAAAGAGGGGCCACTCCCTCCCAAGGAAGAAAATAGTGCATTGAAGGATGGTGAGCAGAAGGGAGCAGTAAAGATGGTTGGAGAGAAGGTCATAGAGCTACAGGATTATGTAAAAATGGTAGCAGAACAGAGTGAGCAGAGAGTAGGGGTGAAGATGGAGGGAGTAACAGAGCGGGTCAAAATTGAAGAAATTCTTACACAAACAGAAGAGGTTGAGAAAAAACTAGAATCAAAGGTGGAGGCAGCAAAGGCGAGTGAGAAAATGGACGAAATAATCCAGATTAAAACAGAGGTTGAGCCAATTCTCGAGGTAAGGATGGAGGCTGTAAAGGAGAGCAAAATAGAGGAAATTCCAGTTAAGATGGATAGCGAGAAAATGGAAGAAATCCAGACTAAAACCGAACTTTTTCCCATTCCAGAAGTAAAGATGGAGGATGTAAAGGAGAGTGAGGAAATGAAAGAAATCATGTTGGCCAGTAAAACAGAGGTTAAACAAAAGCTAGGAGTAACAATGGAGGTAGTGAAGGCGGGTGAAACAATTGTTGAGGTCCAGGTTAAAACAGAAGGGGTTGTAGACgtaaagaaagagggagacaaaGTTGTAGAGGAGCAGATGTTAGAGGACAATAAGGAGGAACAACAGTCAGAAGCCCCCCCCAAGGAGGAAATTCAGCCTGTGAAGAGTGGGAAGGAGAGTCTGCTGGACCTCCTGGGGGCCATGAAGGTAGAGGTGACCAATAAAAGGAAGTTTAAGGCCTTAAAGGTGCAGAGGACCTCTCAGACTGCTGCCAGGCCCATGCCAGCATCTATGGAGAGCACCACCAGTATGTTCCAGGAGGCCACTGGCATGGCTGACGTACCAGCACCTGCCCCAAG TAAGACACTGAGCCCTGAGCTGGTTGCTGCTGTCTCTGCTGCCGCAGCTACTTTACCTAACCAGAGCCAGGCTGAGTCAGAGCTGCTGAAGAAGCTGAGGCAACATGAAGCTATCGGAGAGGCACAGAAGAACGGGGACGTCAACAACATTGG GGTTATCATTGCTGACATGAAGGTGGGGAAGAAGCCCAACGGCAGACAGACCGCACGGCCGGCCAATCAGATCCGCTTTGATGAAGATGGGAGGGGCTACACCCATgatagaggcatcactgcagagcTGGATGGTGGATTACGGAGGAG GAGAAGTCTATTTTCAGGGAAAAGGCTGAACATCTTCACCCCGAGCACTGAACCGGAGGCAGACACAGACATAGCTGCTCCGACCCTATGGGACATGGAGTTAGCCAATCAAGTGGCCCTGTCAACCAATCAAATGCCTCGTAATGGCTTTGAGGAGATGATCCAGTGGACCAAAGAGGGCAGGCTGTGGCAGTATCCAATTAACAATGAGGCTG GTCTTGAGGCGGAGGCCCAGGTGCCCTTCCATGAGCACGTGTTCCTGGAGAAACACCTGGAGGAAGGCTTCCCACGCCAGGGACCTGTCAGACACTTCATGGAGCTGGTGGTCTCGGGCCTGGCTAAAAATCCCTACTACACAGTACAGCAGAAGAGAGAACACATAGCCTGGTTCAGGGACTACTTTCAGCAGAAAGAGGAGGTCCTCAAGGAGGCAGAGGTTTACCTCAACTGA